In one window of Methanococcoides methylutens DNA:
- a CDS encoding peptidylprolyl isomerase: MKKAIIDTNKGQIVLELFEKDAPKTVANFEKLIKQGFYNGLTFHRVIPNFVIQGGCPKGNGSGGPGYTIKCEINPKKHTKGALSMAHAGKNTGGSQFFITHSPQPHLDGVHTVFGKVIEGMDVVNKIKEDDVMTKLRVEEE; this comes from the coding sequence ATGAAAAAAGCAATTATTGATACAAACAAAGGTCAGATCGTTTTGGAACTATTCGAAAAGGATGCACCAAAGACAGTTGCAAACTTTGAGAAACTCATCAAGCAGGGATTTTACAATGGCCTTACCTTCCACAGGGTAATACCAAACTTTGTCATTCAGGGAGGATGTCCAAAAGGAAACGGTTCAGGTGGACCTGGATACACCATTAAATGCGAGATAAATCCAAAGAAGCATACAAAGGGTGCCCTTTCCATGGCACATGCCGGAAAGAATACCGGCGGAAGCCAGTTCTTCATCACACATTCCCCACAGCCACACCTTGATGGAGTGCACACTGTTTTCGGAAAGGTCATTGAAGGTATGGATGTGGTCAACAAGATCAAAGAAGACGATGTAATGACAAAATTAAGAGTGGAAGAGGAGTAA